A genomic region of Cotesia glomerata isolate CgM1 linkage group LG9, MPM_Cglom_v2.3, whole genome shotgun sequence contains the following coding sequences:
- the LOC123272082 gene encoding secreted protein C-like isoform X2, whose translation MDCKLSFAFLVLLLILSINDCSGKGHGGHGHGHGHGHGHSGGGHSYGGSHSGSSSGSSGSSDSGSSSSSGSSHSGSSDSGSSHLSDSSGSSFSGRPNSHRTHHDDDNHAHGSNHEPTEPSYFESDSFKEAQRLSDQMTAEIDEYFQQFSKDKKPKKVSFVTTVLPATEDYTGFFKPMHDDMAKTLNSLKDSMHKMGLDSKFKELEEINDSYLKEKF comes from the exons ATGGATTGTAAATTATCCTTTGCATTTTTAGTGTTATTACTTATTCTATCAA tcaacGATTGTAGTGGAAAAGGACATGGAGGGCACGGTCACGGTCATGGTCACGGTCATGGTCACTCTGGTGGAGGTCATTCTTACGGCGGATCTCACTCTGGTTCATCATCAGGATCATCAGGATCATCGGATTCaggatcatcatcatcatcaggaTCGTCGCATTCAGGATCATCTGACTCAGGATCGTCGCACTTGTCAG ATTCGTCAGGATCATCATTT TCCGGACGTCCTAATAGTCATCGTACTCACCACGATGATGATAATCATGCCCATGGTTCTAATCATGAGCCAACTGAACCTTCGTACTTTGAATCAGATAGCTTTAAAGAAGCCCAAAGACTTAGTGATCAGATGACTGCTGAAATAGATGAGTACTTCCAGCAATTTTCTAAGGATAAGAAACCTAAGAAAGTAAGCTTTGTTACAACAGTACTTCCTGCTACGGAAGATTATACAGGGTTTTTCAAGCCCATGCATGATGATATGGCTAAAACTCTAAATTCACTCAAAGATTCTATGCACAAAATGGGATTAGACTCGAAATTTAAAGAGTTAGAAGAGATTAATGAtagttatttaaaagaaaaattttaa
- the LOC123272082 gene encoding secreted protein C-like isoform X1 produces the protein MDCKLSFAFLVLLLILSINDCSGKGHGGHGHGHGHGHGHSGGGHSYGGSHSGSSSGSSGSSDSGSSSSSGSSHSGSSDSGSSHLSDSSGSSFSDSRSSNSDSHSDFGSLGNTRSGRPNSHRTHHDDDNHAHGSNHEPTEPSYFESDSFKEAQRLSDQMTAEIDEYFQQFSKDKKPKKVSFVTTVLPATEDYTGFFKPMHDDMAKTLNSLKDSMHKMGLDSKFKELEEINDSYLKEKF, from the exons ATGGATTGTAAATTATCCTTTGCATTTTTAGTGTTATTACTTATTCTATCAA tcaacGATTGTAGTGGAAAAGGACATGGAGGGCACGGTCACGGTCATGGTCACGGTCATGGTCACTCTGGTGGAGGTCATTCTTACGGCGGATCTCACTCTGGTTCATCATCAGGATCATCAGGATCATCGGATTCaggatcatcatcatcatcaggaTCGTCGCATTCAGGATCATCTGACTCAGGATCGTCGCACTTGTCAG ATTCGTCAGGATCATCATTTTCCGATTCCAGGAGCTCAAACTCTGACTCTCACAGTGACTTTGGATCTCTAGGCAACACAAGATCCGGACGTCCTAATAGTCATCGTACTCACCACGATGATGATAATCATGCCCATGGTTCTAATCATGAGCCAACTGAACCTTCGTACTTTGAATCAGATAGCTTTAAAGAAGCCCAAAGACTTAGTGATCAGATGACTGCTGAAATAGATGAGTACTTCCAGCAATTTTCTAAGGATAAGAAACCTAAGAAAGTAAGCTTTGTTACAACAGTACTTCCTGCTACGGAAGATTATACAGGGTTTTTCAAGCCCATGCATGATGATATGGCTAAAACTCTAAATTCACTCAAAGATTCTATGCACAAAATGGGATTAGACTCGAAATTTAAAGAGTTAGAAGAGATTAATGAtagttatttaaaagaaaaattttaa
- the LOC123271718 gene encoding stress protein DDR48-like — protein MIFKLSIGLILLLIISNVNCCGRGRRGGRRGSSRGSWSLFSRSSSSGSRNSGTLSGHYGSGSSGSYGSRSSGSSASSGSYGSKSYGSSLSSGYYGSSGSSGSYGSSGSYGSSKHHESLPSSGSSGSKGHSESNEALNFLKDNSYNPFRTFPIYNSHYHHWNYNRPSYGLSGAGKSVSSTTPTSTSTNSPANLPVLSQNAYQQLINQIFSMNEFNNPKKSESNTTPKTEMSTKSSLPASTTENFFFTIKNILRMTNRGRDVDLEKFLDSKYF, from the exons ATGATTTTCAAATTATCTATTGGATTaatcttattattaataatttcga acgtTAATTGTTGTGGAAGAGGTCGACGTGGCGGAAGACGTGGATCTAGTCGTGGATCTTGGAGTTTATTCAGTCGTTCATCTTCTTCAG GATCTAGAAATTCCGGAACTTTGTCAGGACATTATGGATCAGGATCATCTGGATCTTATGGGTCTAGATCCTCTGGGTCATCTGCGTCGTCTGGATCTTATGGGTCTAAATCCTATGGGTCATCTCTGTCGTCTGGATATTACGGATCTTCAGGATCCTCTGGGTCGTATGGATCCTCTGGATCATATGGATCATCTAAACACCATGAGTCTTTACCATCATCTGGATCTTCTGGATCAAAAGGACATTCTGAATCAAATGAAGCTCTCAATTTCCTCAAAGACAATTCGTACAACCCATTTCGTACCTTTCCCATTTACAATTCACACTATCACCATTGGAATTATAACAGACCATCTTACGGCTTAAGTGGTGCTGGAAAATCAGTTTCATCGACTACTCCAACATCTACATCCACTAATAGTCCAGCAAATTTGCCAGTATTGTCACAAAATGCGTATCAACAACTTATAAACCAAATCTTCAGtatgaatgaatttaataatccCAAAAAATCTGAATCAAATACTACCCCAAAAACAGAGATGTCAACAAAATCAAGCTTACCTGCTTCGACAactgaaaatttcttctttactataaaaaatattttgagaaTGACTAATCGCGGGAGAGATGTAGATCTGGAAAAATTCCTTGAttcaaagtatttttaa